The Neurospora crassa OR74A linkage group I, whole genome shotgun sequence genome segment AGAATGTTGGCACGACCCTCGAGATCGGGGAGAGAGAACTCAATTTTGCGGTCGATACGTCCGGGACGCATCAGGGCGGGATCCAGCGTGGAAGGACGGTTAGTAGCGAACATAACCTTAATGTTGCCACGGGCATCGAAACCATCCAGCTGCGTAATGAGCTCCAACATAGTACGCTGAACTTCATTATCACCACCCGCGCCGTCATCGAACCGGGCTCCACCAATAGCATCAATTTCGTCAAAGAAGATGATGCAAGCCTTCTTAGTACGGGCCATCTCGAAAAGCTCGCGGACCATGCGGGCACCCTCACCGACGTACTTTTGAACCAGCTCGGAACCAATGACACGGATAAAGGTGGCGTCTGTCCTGTTGGCAACGGCACGGGCGCAAAGCGTCTTACCGGTGCCGGGAGGTCCGTATAGCAGGGCGCCCTTGGGGGGATCGATACCGAGGTTGACGAACCGCTCTGGCGACAAGAGGGGCATCTCCACGACCTCGCGTAGCTTCTCGACCTGTTCCTTGCAACCACCGACATCGCCGTATGTGACGTCAGGCTTTTCCTCGACCGTCATCATGGTAACGCTCGCATCGATCTTGGGAGGTAGCGGAAGGAGAATCTGATACTTGTTTCTGTCGACGCCGACGCGCATTCCTTCCTCGATATCTGTCGGGCTGACTCGCTCGCCCAGCTGGACAACAAACTTGGCGATCTGCTTGACGTTGATGACGTACTTGCTCTTCGATTCGTCCTTCTCGTCAGGGATGATCTTGGTGCACCGCGCTACCTGAAGCGGTTGCTCTTCTGACATACGCTGACGGTCGGCTGCCACATCCCAAAGGTGAGGGGGCGCAAGGCCGGTATCTGATTCCTGTAGACCAAAAAGTATCACTGGTCAGCTAGATGCGCTTCGCGGTTTGTAGGGTAGCCACCGCAAGACTAGCATACCTTGACGCCAATCTTCTCATCCACGCtctgctgcttctccttTATTTGCTGTTCTAGCTTCTTGATGGCAGCACCGTAGGGCGCGGCGCCGTATGTCTTGAGGACCTGAATATCCCTTGACGGGGGTTAGACGACTTGTCCGTTgcggtggtagtggtgggcGGGCTCTCTTGGGCGGCAACATACTCGTCTGAGAGGGGagtgatcttcttctcctcgactTCATCGTCGCCAAACGTTTTCCTGTACTTCTCCCAGTTTTGACCTGTGGCAGAAGGCTATTCCCGGTGTCAGTCGTGCAAAGTGGCGTTGCACCTTTGGGTAGGGCGACTGCAAGCATACCATGATGACGGCGGGTGGGAATGACGCTTCCCGTTTGGACTAGGTAAGGCGAAGAAGGGTGGGTAATCGAAAGGATCGGGTCGGTAATTAAAGTCGCGATGGCTCCGGGCGAGAGATTCCTTGTTTGGCGTGGGTCGTTCGTGGGGTTGTAGAGATCTCGGCGCGGGTTTGATGTGGTGTGTCGGGTTCAAGTTGGTTTGATGGGTGTTCAGTGCTTGCTTGatgtgatggatggatggatggagatggTTCGTCAAGGTCCAACTGCCACCACTCACTGACAGAGGGTCGAAGCTCAATCGTTGCCGTAATCCATGCGCTGCCTTGCGGGCGAGGGAGCTACGGGTGGGTGCCACCTTGACAGCACCTACCTAACCCTATCCGGTTAGACTGTGTAAAGTTACAGCGCCGCAGGTACCTTTTCCACCGCCCACCGCTCAGCAAAAAGCAGCCGACAAAAAATTACCACCTGCCAGCCCACCTTTGCGCCCGCGCCAGCACTCACTTTACGGTCCCGCAGTGGAAACATTGGTACGGAGGGgacggtgtgtgtgtgtgtttttgGCCCATTGATTCCAGACCagcaaagaaggagaagaggagagctCTGCCTTACAACACAACAACTGCACTGCACCCAGCGCAAGCCGATTCCCCAAAACTGTCAACTCGAATTTCCGGCAGTTTCTGATCCCCCCATCCGACCTCCCGTCTACTATCTCCCATAATCCCAAATACCAGATCAAACAAGCTTGCACCATGGCGACCGCACCGGCAGCTACCCAGACGGCGAGCAATGCGACTTTCAGGGTGCGTCCCGCTTTTTGGAACCTGACCCCTCGATAGGAGTCGGTGCGAAAGCtccaggaggaggggtgAAGCTCTGTGGCAAGCCAGTTGCTGATAGCCCACCATGTAAACAGGACAAGGAGAAGCCCATCGCCGTTCGCTCATCCAACATTGTCGCCGCCAGAGGTATGCCTACAACATTTTGTCATTCCGTCttgtgtcgttgttgtctgGGGTGCTGACACAGAGACATGCACCAGCCGTCGCCGATGCCGTCAGAACGTCGCTGGGACCGCGGGGTATGGACAAGATGATCATGACTGGAAAGGGGgagaccatcatcaccaacgacgGCAGCACAATGTTGAAGAGCATGTCGGTCATGCACCCCACAGCCAAGATGCTCGTCCAGCTGTCGCACGCCCAAGATGTCGAGGCCGGTGATGGCACAACCTCGGTCGTCGTCCTTTGCGGTAGCTTGCTCGGTGCCGCCGACAGGCTACTAGGCAAGGGCATCCACCCCTCAGTCATCTCCGAAGCTTTCCAAagagccgccgccgctgccgtaGACGTCCTCCACGACATGTCGCAACCCATCTCCCTCACAGATACCGCCTCGCTCCTCCAGGCCGCCAACACTTCGCTCTCCTCCAAGATCGTGTCACAATACTCCAACCTCCTCGGCCCCATGGCCGTCAACGCAGTCACCAAGACGATAGATCTCAAGACCGCCGAGAATGTCGACCTCAAGAACATCCGCATAATCAAGAAGGTCGGCGGTACGATCGAGGACAGCGAGCTGGTTGATGGTCTCGTCCTTACACAGCCCGTCATCAAGAGCGCTGGTGGTCCCGTCAGGATGGAGAAGGCCAGGATCGGTCTTATTCAGTTCCAGCTCAGCCCTCCCAAGCCTGATGTGCGTATACCTTTCTGGCGACCATAACCTACCCACCTTGCCTGCTGGCCCTAAATCGCCCAAACACTACCCTTTTCGTGCTTTTACTAACAACTCACTCTTACAGATGGAAAACACCATCTCCGTAAACGACTACCGCCAGATGGACAAGATCGTCAAGGAAGAGCGCACCTACCTCCTCAACATGgtcaagaagatcaagaaagCCAAGTGCAacgtcctcttcatccagAAATCCATCCTCCGCGACGCCGTCAACGACCTGTCCCTGCACTTCCTGCAGCGCCTCGGCATCCTCGCCGTCAAGGACATCGAGCGCGACGAAGTTGAGTTCATTTGCAAATCGACCGGCTGCAAGCCCATCGCCGACATCGACTCCTTCACCGAGGACAAGCTCGGCAGCGCCGACCTGGTCGAGGAAGTCAACTCCTCCGGTTCCCGCATGGTCAAGGTGACGGGCACCAAGTCCGCTGGCAAGACCGTGTCCGTCGTCGTCCGCGGCGCCAACAGCCTCATCCTCGACGAGGCCGAGCGCTCCCTGCACGACGCCCTCTGCGTCATCCGCTGCCtggtcaagaagaaggcgctcATTGCCGGTGGCGGTGCCGCCGAGATCGAGATCGCGTCGCAGTTGGCCAAGCAGTCGCGCGCCCTGAGCGGCACCGAGGCCATCTGCTGGAAGGCGTTCGCGGACGCCATGGAGGTGATCCCGACGACGCTGGCGGAGAACGCTGGCCTGAACAGCATCAAGGTGGTGACGGACCTGCGCCACAGGCACGAGAACGGCGAGAAGAACGCCGGTGTCAGCATCAAGAGCGGTGGTGTCAACCCGAATATCGCCAAGGAGAATGTTCTGCAGCCATTGTTGGTCAGCACAAGCGCGATCGAGCTGGCGGCGGAGACGGTGAAGATGATTCTCAGAATTGACGATATTGCTCTTAGCAGGTAGATGTACTGAAGGTTACAAgggaagaacaaaaaaaaaaagaaagaaatgaaaGATGTCGGAAGAAATATGTTGTAACATGTacatattgtaattaaatggTTCTGGATGAACACTTGTTGCACTACTTTATCTATCCGTGACTGGTGACTGGAACATCGGTAGCGACATGACAGCCAGACAGGTTATGGGTAGTTTCGTTCG includes the following:
- the rpt-1 gene encoding 26S protease regulatory subunit 7, with the translated sequence MPSATGQNWEKYRKTFGDDEVEEKKITPLSDEDIQVLKTYGAAPYGAAIKKLEQQIKEKQQSVDEKIGVKESDTGLAPPHLWDVAADRQRMSEEQPLQVARCTKIIPDEKDESKSKYVINVKQIAKFVVQLGERVSPTDIEEGMRVGVDRNKYQILLPLPPKIDASVTMMTVEEKPDVTYGDVGGCKEQVEKLREVVEMPLLSPERFVNLGIDPPKGALLYGPPGTGKTLCARAVANRTDATFIRVIGSELVQKYVGEGARMVRELFEMARTKKACIIFFDEIDAIGGARFDDGAGGDNEVQRTMLELITQLDGFDARGNIKVMFATNRPSTLDPALMRPGRIDRKIEFSLPDLEGRANILRIHAKSMSVERDIRWELISRLCPNATGAELRSVCTEAGMFAIRARRKVASEKDFLSAVDKVIKGNLKFNSTAAYAQYN
- a CDS encoding T-complex protein 1 yields the protein MATAPAATQTASNATFRDKEKPIAVRSSNIVAARAVADAVRTSLGPRGMDKMIMTGKGETIITNDGSTMLKSMSVMHPTAKMLVQLSHAQDVEAGDGTTSVVVLCGSLLGAADRLLGKGIHPSVISEAFQRAAAAAVDVLHDMSQPISLTDTASLLQAANTSLSSKIVSQYSNLLGPMAVNAVTKTIDLKTAENVDLKNIRIIKKVGGTIEDSELVDGLVLTQPVIKSAGGPVRMEKARIGLIQFQLSPPKPDMENTISVNDYRQMDKIVKEERTYLLNMVKKIKKAKCNVLFIQKSILRDAVNDLSLHFLQRLGILAVKDIERDEVEFICKSTGCKPIADIDSFTEDKLGSADLVEEVNSSGSRMVKVTGTKSAGKTVSVVVRGANSLILDEAERSLHDALCVIRCLVKKKALIAGGGAAEIEIASQLAKQSRALSGTEAICWKAFADAMEVIPTTLAENAGLNSIKVVTDLRHRHENGEKNAGVSIKSGGVNPNIAKENVLQPLLVSTSAIELAAETVKMILRIDDIALSR